TACGCCCGTCAGGTCATCGCCTTTTACAACTGCCGCGCTAAAGGTCTGCTGGCGCTGGAGGAAAGACATCCAGAATCCACCTCCGATACTGTTGTGCCATTTATCGGCATTGCCCGGATCTCCGTCATAAATTACCCGTCCGGCATCAGCCGTACCGAATAATCCGAATTCTCCCGACACCAGCAGCTTGATTTTTGTCAGAACCAGTCGCAGTTCGGAATTTCCATACAGCGCAGTCTCTCCAGCGAACCGATTTTTCCGGAAACCGCGCAAATTGCCACTGGATATGCCACCGCCGACAAAACCGGATCCGCCCAGAAAGGCACTTTCGTGAAAGGGAAAGGTTCCCCACACTTTCTTGCCACCTGCTCTTAAGGCAAGGGTCGGGGTAGTCGGAATAGGGGCTGTCAGGTAAGTACTGGCTGCCCCATCTATACTGCCAAAGGTCGATTCTACATCCCAGACGCCCGGATAGATGTCTCCGGCAACCCTGACCCTGACCCCCTGAGTGGGATACCCTAAACCGTTACGTGTGTCGTACACGACTTCACCCAGTGCGCCTACCTGACCGAAGGAGTCCGTACCGTAAAGTGGTTGATCGAGCGAACCGATATATTTTTCCCTATTGGAACTGAGAGGTGTGTTTGAATACTTGATAATTGGCCCAAAGTCAATGGTTAATTTCGAGCGGAGCAATCCCATACCAATATGAGGCATATCTTCTTTATGATCTCCCGCTCGAAACTCGAGGGCAGGTGCGAAAACGAAATGTCTTTGTTCCACCTTATAGAAAGAAGATGGACGCGGAATTTCCGTTTTGTTACCAAATCCGTTGAACCTAATTGTCTGGAACCCGGAGTATTTTAAGTAGATTTTCGCGTCGAAGTCGCGCAGGAGTTCGCGAAAGTTTCCGGTATAGGAGGCAAAGGGCTTGATCCCCTTGAGATCACTGTCTTTCGCCAGCCCGATCTTGAAAAAATGTTGCGAAGAGAAAGGGTCTTTTCGATACCCGAAATGCTGCCGATGGTAGGTCGCCCCCACGAATACATCCATATCCGGGTTTACCCTGATAATCGGAGCAGTAGCAGCCTGTCCGCCCCAGTCCAGTGCATACCTTGCGCGGAGAAGCCGCGCGGGAGGTCGCTTGTAGGGTCGTTCGTCGATTTTCGCGCCCTTGCCTTTGGCAAACTGATTTTTTCCACGATAATCATAAAACCGGGTTTTTGAGGCACCAGATTGGGATGCGTTTGTAAGCGTGTCATCCCCACCGCCACCATCAATGCGAACGACAATCTGTCCTTTTGTCCCCGATATTTCCGCGTGGTCATCTCCGCCCCGGAGATATATTCGGACTTCCCGGGTTTCCTGGGGGTGGAAAGTTCTTTGGAAATAGGGTATCTTCCTTTCTCCTCCAGTACCTTCTATCAGACCGATACGGACTGCGAGATCACCATTCGGCAGGTGTTCACACTGGGCGTATTCGTCCTTATCGGTCGCCTGGATTTCGACCTGGCGGGTAATCAATTCATAGTATCTGTTGACAAATTCAGGCAATGCGTCCCGTCTTGATTTGAGAGCTTGTGTAAGAGATTCTCCAATCATTTTGTAATACGGTGGTGGGAGTCTCCGCACAGCATCCTCAATGACGGAGTCCGGTAAGTCCCTGCGAAACGCCGTTACTACCGAATCCCACGCGCTCTTATTGAGTTCAGCCAGAAACTCGCGGTCCATCTCCCAACCAGTGGTCGATAGGCCCACCAGGCTTGGATACTTGTCTTCGAACTTGATTTGTCTGGGAAGCCTTTTGCGCGCCACGGCCATGGCAAATCCCTTGAAGCCGATAAAAGCCTGGTCGCGGTCCTCGGGTATTGTAAGCCATGTATAACAATCGCCATCGGGGAATTGCGCCCATCTCCACTGGCCGTAATGCCGGTCCTTGTCGCCGATGAAAAGATCCATCAGTTTCGCCTTTAGATAGGCGCGGGCATCGACGCGGTTGCAAGGACTTTCTTCAAGGTGTTCCCACAGCCTCTCCGTTCCGCTGATCCTCCGGGAACCCGCAAAGCCGGGCGTATCGTCCGGCCCTTCAGACGGGTGTTCTTGTAGCGTTCCTATAAGGCCGGCAAACTCTTCGCGGTACTCTCCCAGCCCTGGATCATCCGGAATGACTACGAGTGTGTGCTTGGAATGGAGGATACCAGTGGCTTCCATCAGCGGATCAGCCACGAGTGCCCCTGTCGGCAAAAGCGCGCTGATCAAGTCCTGAAGGACGTCATCTACGATCGTATCCTTGAGTTCGTCCCATATTCTTTTGGTGGGATCTTTATCCAGGGAGCGGACCGTATAGCGGCGGCCGTCTTCCCCTGTAAAGTGAAGCGAGATAGACTGCCCGAATCCGCCGGTGCGAAGCGGTGTCAAGCCACCTCCTACGCTGTTGAGGTCGAGGACTGAAACCTCGATAGGAGTGGTCCAGAGGTCCCGGTTATTGCTGCCGTAGAACCAGCGTTTGAACCCGCTGGCCCGGAATCTTTCTCCTGGAATCACCCTGTGGGTCTTAGCACCTTGCGGAGGGATAGAGCGGTGAATCCTGTATCCTGGTGGCGGTGAATCCTCCTCAGATGTGGATTCTGCCGGAAAAGAAAAAGCGAACACCAGCAAGAGTAAAATGGCGTTCCATCTGGAAAATATCATGTTTGTCCTTTCGTTTCAAGGTGATTTGTATAACCTGCAGTTGGACAGATATGCATCAAAACGCAAATCCGACTGAGGTATAAATCCGGATATCCTTTTCTTCTGTACTCACAATATCAACGCGAATGGGACCTAAAAATGTTGTGCTGATATAACCACCAATACCAAAACCGTGGATACGGGTATTGGGCTGATCCGGATTGGAAGACATATTGTACAGGCCGCCCTGATAGAAAATTCCAACAGCACTGAGCGGTATGGATCCCCAAAATTTCATGTGGCTCCAAATAGAAATGCCCGCCGATACGAACCTGAAAGCCCGCAGTTTGTCGCGTTTGAGACCGACAACGCGCAATGCTGTGTTACTAAAGTGTCCTGCACCACCTAATGCGAAGTGTTCATAAATCGGTGCAGGCTGTGTCATATAGCCTCCGTGAGACCAGAGGCTCACACTCAATTGCGGATGGGGGCTGGTGAAGTACGCGAGTTGCGTTTGCACCTGCTTATGTGAAAATGTCCGATGAACCCATTTTGCTTGCGTTTGAAAATAGATGCCGTGTCTTGTCAAAAACGCATCGTCTCGGGTGTCAATACCTGCAGATAGCCACAAGGCGGGCAGATCTTTAGACGCATTGCCTATTGAACTGTCCGCATCGCGAATGCGGACATGCTCGACTTGATACCCCACTTTGAAACCTCCCCAACTGTGGAACAAAACCTGCATGCCCAATCGCGCGCGAAAACGCTTCTCGTTATATGTGTCCTGGTGTTGCCCATTTTGAAAATACAACCGATCTTGATTCCAACCCTGAATCTCCCCGAAGAAACCCAGGCGCCTGGATGAGCGAAAAATTAAATCCATTTCAGCAAGCTTCAAATTGCCCAACAGGCCGCGAAAATAAAACTCTGCTACGGGGCCATAAGCATTTTGATGTGCAAACTCGGTCAGTGCCGCAACCCCAAAATCATTGTCGTAATGAAGTCCTATTTTCAACTCACTGGGGGGGTTTTCAAGTACCTGAAAAACCAGTTCGGTGTAGTCTTCGTGGTAGATAACCTCGTAATCTACCGTTTGAAATAATCCGGTCGCATAGAACCGGCCAGATTCGTTTTCCAGTTTCCGAAACGATATCGGCTTATTGACAAACTTTTCCAACCGCGATGTAAATACCTCTTGTGAATAGCGCTCTAAACCCTCAATCCGCACCCGATCAATTACAATATCTGATGGTATATCTACCCAGGTTCTAAAATCAAAATCATCTGGCAATATCGACGGTCTCGACTTTTCAACGCGCTTTGAAATGCCGAGTGTTTGCAGAGCCTTCCAGATCGCATCCAGATGTTTTTCGGCTTCTTTTTCCCCAATAGGGATCAAGGTATATGACAGATTAAAATCGCCTCCATCAAACTTTTTTAAATCGGGCATGATCAGCACATGGGCGAGTTTTCGATTTGCGATTTTTTTTTCTTCAATTCGAAAACTAACAGCCTGATCGATGACGTCGATAATATCTTCAACTTCGTGCTTTTGAGTGCGTAAAGGCGTGGCACAATCCACGGCAATAACAAAATCAGCCCCGGAGTCTAATGCGACATCTACAGGCAGATTATTGACAATGCCGCCATCTACGAGATGGGTTTGTTCTGTACTTATCGGCGCAAACACCCCGGGAACAGAAATACTCGCTCTGATTGCCGTGCCGAGCGAGCCATTTTTAAGTACGACCTGTTCGCCAGATAAAATATCTGTTGCTATTGCGCGGAAAGGCGTTGGCAGCCGATCAAAATCGTTTCGCGCCCGATAAATTGCGCCAAGGGTCAATTGATTGAGAAAATGCTGAATTTTTTGTCCGGCAAAAACCCCATAAGGTAATTTCAGGTTCAATTTATCGAGGCGCAATGCAAGCATCTGGCGATCAGCTATTGGTTTGCGATTCAAATTCGACAGACGGCGGTTGGGGTGATTATTGGTTATTTCCCACCAGTCTGTTCCTACAATAATGCGTTCGACATTATCAATAGAGTATCCGGCAGCGTACAATCCTCCCACCAGAGCACCATAACTCACGCCCACGATCAGATCAATGGGGATGCCTTCGCGCTCGAGCACGCGCAATACGCCGATATGTGCCCCTCCACGCGCGCCTCCTCCACTGAGCACAAGTGCGACTTGGGGCTTCTGTTTTGCAAAAGCAGGAAGTGTACTGAACAGGACAAAACCGAAACACAATAAAAAAACAAATAGGCTTTGAACTATCCCGCATTTTGTTGCGTATAAATTTTTGCCTGTCATCTGATTCCCGGCTTTGAAAGAATTGAAACTACTCCTGCCGATCAACCCGTACAATCTGATATAGCCCGACATTCCAAACAAAAAAATAAACCCGAACGTACTTATCTGCCCATCCGGACCTCAGGGTCCGAATCTCTATCCCGTAATATTGGCCATCCGGCAAATCGCGTGGTATGGGTATGTGCCCTGACGTATCGAGTTGACGCACAGCACCCTGCGCCTTTCCTTCGCGACTCAAAAATTGATAAAAATACCGGGTCTCTGCTTCAGTAGCCAGATTTCCCACAATCGCCAGATCCTCAAAATGCAATCCTCGTCGGTCAATCCAAAAGCGATCCAGCGGATTTATGCGTCGAAACCAGTAATCGCCCACCTTATCGCGGCGTGCAATCAAAAGTTGAATGAGTCTCTCTTCAGCCTTCTTGTCGCTCAAATGCCCTGTGTTCACAATAGCTGCCAAATCCGCATCGCTAAACGCCATTGCGATTTTTGCCCCCCAGTACCCATCTCGATTTGTACACCGCTGAAAAGCCGGATTGGGATAATTGGTAACCCACCGCCTGGGCGAAAATACATCGCTCTCTAAATAACCAATTGATGGAAAATGTATGGGCTTTGCATCTTCCCACGCCTTTC
This DNA window, taken from Gemmatimonadota bacterium, encodes the following:
- a CDS encoding patatin-like phospholipase family protein; the protein is MLSGGGARGGAHIGVLRVLEREGIPIDLIVGVSYGALVGGLYAAGYSIDNVERIIVGTDWWEITNNHPNRRLSNLNRKPIADRQMLALRLDKLNLKLPYGVFAGQKIQHFLNQLTLGAIYRARNDFDRLPTPFRAIATDILSGEQVVLKNGSLGTAIRASISVPGVFAPISTEQTHLVDGGIVNNLPVDVALDSGADFVIAVDCATPLRTQKHEVEDIIDVIDQAVSFRIEEKKIANRKLAHVLIMPDLKKFDGGDFNLSYTLIPIGEKEAEKHLDAIWKALQTLGISKRVEKSRPSILPDDFDFRTWVDIPSDIVIDRVRIEGLERYSQEVFTSRLEKFVNKPISFRKLENESGRFYATGLFQTVDYEVIYHEDYTELVFQVLENPPSELKIGLHYDNDFGVAALTEFAHQNAYGPVAEFYFRGLLGNLKLAEMDLIFRSSRRLGFFGEIQGWNQDRLYFQNGQHQDTYNEKRFRARLGMQVLFHSWGGFKVGYQVEHVRIRDADSSIGNASKDLPALWLSAGIDTRDDAFLTRHGIYFQTQAKWVHRTFSHKQVQTQLAYFTSPHPQLSVSLWSHGGYMTQPAPIYEHFALGGAGHFSNTALRVVGLKRDKLRAFRFVSAGISIWSHMKFWGSIPLSAVGIFYQGGLYNMSSNPDQPNTRIHGFGIGGYISTTFLGPIRVDIVSTEEKDIRIYTSVGFAF